A genome region from Nocardia sp. NBC_00565 includes the following:
- a CDS encoding limonene-1,2-epoxide hydrolase family protein, producing the protein MTEELELKQEAITTVREFFAALELGAVEEAIDLLHPEVVWKNTSLPTVGGGLTRKILRGMNRDSIGFAAEMHHIAADGDIVLTDRTDILRVGPLRISFWVCGTFELRDGRIILWDDHFSWENFLRGTVVGLVRAVLPGN; encoded by the coding sequence ATGACCGAGGAACTCGAGCTGAAACAGGAAGCGATCACCACGGTGCGGGAGTTCTTCGCCGCGCTGGAACTCGGTGCCGTGGAGGAGGCCATCGACCTCCTGCACCCCGAGGTCGTCTGGAAGAACACCTCGCTGCCCACGGTCGGCGGCGGTCTGACCCGCAAGATTCTGCGCGGCATGAATCGGGACAGCATCGGTTTCGCGGCCGAGATGCATCACATCGCGGCCGACGGCGACATCGTGCTGACCGACCGCACCGACATCCTGCGCGTCGGCCCGTTGCGGATCAGCTTCTGGGTCTGCGGCACCTTCGAACTGCGCGACGGCCGAATCATCCTGTGGGACGACCACTTCAGCTGGGAGAACTTCCTGCGCGGCACGGTCGTCGGACTGGTCCGCGCGGTACTGCCCGGCAACTGA
- a CDS encoding TetR/AcrR family transcriptional regulator codes for MPSPTTVELLWGTQQRPKRGPKPALSLEGIVGAAIALADAEGLANLSMQRLAERLGFTKMSLYRYVPGKEQLTALMFDTAMGAPPDMDAAPPDSSEEQWRGTLRRWAQTIFERYTAHPWAIELTTGLRPIGPNEMGWTEAALVALKDTGLNGSERLDTIVLLNGHVRSLAQQVSSAGGDTSVQFNAQFAEMMTAAGDRYPEVVAAFAEEASATSEPPFAGGPDDALNFGIARVLDGLAVLIDQRRGESR; via the coding sequence ATGCCGTCACCGACCACCGTCGAGCTGCTCTGGGGCACCCAGCAGCGGCCCAAGCGCGGGCCCAAGCCCGCGCTCTCACTGGAGGGGATCGTCGGCGCGGCCATTGCCCTCGCCGACGCCGAAGGCCTGGCGAATCTGTCCATGCAGCGCCTGGCCGAACGCCTCGGCTTCACCAAGATGTCGCTGTACCGCTATGTGCCCGGCAAGGAACAGCTCACGGCGCTGATGTTCGACACGGCCATGGGGGCGCCGCCGGATATGGATGCCGCGCCGCCGGATTCGTCCGAAGAACAGTGGCGCGGCACGCTGCGCCGCTGGGCCCAGACGATTTTCGAGCGCTACACCGCCCATCCCTGGGCGATCGAACTCACCACCGGACTGCGCCCCATCGGGCCCAATGAGATGGGGTGGACGGAGGCCGCGCTGGTGGCGCTCAAGGACACCGGACTGAACGGATCCGAGCGGCTGGACACCATCGTGCTGCTCAACGGGCACGTTCGCAGCCTGGCCCAGCAGGTCAGCTCCGCAGGAGGCGATACGTCCGTGCAGTTCAACGCACAGTTCGCCGAGATGATGACTGCGGCGGGCGACCGCTATCCCGAGGTCGTCGCGGCCTTCGCCGAGGAGGCGTCCGCGACATCCGAACCGCCGTTCGCCGGAGGACCCGACGACGCGTTGAACTTCGGTATCGCTCGTGTGCTCGACGGCCTGGCCGTGCTCATCGATCAGCGCCGCGGCGAATCGCGGTGA
- a CDS encoding FAD-dependent monooxygenase, whose protein sequence is MRNKSVLISGASIAGPALAYWLNRYGFDVTVVERASSLRPGGQAVDFTGETHRKVLAGMGILDDIYAHRTGTTDIAIVDGTGARQAMISGDFTGGDVEILRGDLARIMYEKTCRDCEYIFGDSISALTETDDGVWVEFEKGAPRGFDLVFGADGIHSRVRRLAFGPEQDFVKHLGHYYCVAGASPWATKSAGTPERMTAYGYNEPGKCVITGGSKAQQLYIFASPELDYARDDAQAQRRIVKETFADVGWEASRMLAEMDDFDDFFLDSISMVRKMKSYSRGRIALVGDSGYGNTLGGFGTGLAVQGAYIIAGELTLADGDYPAAFARYDERMRALTKLADYSNAGRFFAPKTALGIKFRNWFLHSWMFDMTVKMTENVKTIELPDYPALVAAADAN, encoded by the coding sequence ATGCGTAACAAGTCCGTTCTCATCTCCGGCGCGAGCATCGCGGGCCCCGCCCTCGCCTACTGGCTGAATCGCTACGGGTTCGATGTCACCGTGGTCGAGCGCGCCTCGTCGCTGCGGCCCGGCGGCCAGGCCGTCGACTTCACCGGCGAAACGCACCGCAAGGTGCTGGCGGGCATGGGCATCCTGGACGACATCTACGCGCATCGGACCGGCACGACCGATATCGCGATCGTCGACGGCACAGGTGCGCGGCAGGCGATGATCTCCGGCGATTTCACCGGCGGCGACGTGGAGATCCTGCGCGGCGATCTGGCTCGGATCATGTACGAAAAGACCTGCCGGGACTGCGAATACATCTTCGGCGACTCGATCAGCGCACTGACCGAAACCGATGACGGCGTGTGGGTCGAATTCGAGAAGGGCGCGCCACGCGGCTTCGATCTGGTCTTCGGCGCCGACGGAATCCATTCGCGGGTCCGGCGTTTGGCGTTCGGACCGGAACAGGACTTCGTCAAGCACCTCGGCCACTACTACTGCGTCGCGGGTGCTAGTCCGTGGGCGACGAAGTCCGCGGGCACTCCCGAGCGGATGACGGCCTACGGCTACAACGAGCCGGGCAAATGCGTCATCACCGGCGGCTCGAAGGCACAGCAGCTCTACATCTTCGCCTCGCCCGAACTCGATTACGCCCGCGACGATGCCCAGGCGCAGCGGCGCATCGTCAAGGAGACCTTCGCCGACGTCGGCTGGGAGGCGTCGCGCATGCTCGCCGAAATGGACGATTTCGACGACTTCTTCCTGGACTCGATCAGCATGGTGCGCAAGATGAAGAGCTACAGCCGTGGCCGGATCGCGCTGGTCGGCGACTCGGGCTACGGAAACACCCTGGGCGGCTTCGGCACCGGGCTCGCGGTGCAGGGCGCCTACATCATCGCCGGTGAACTCACGCTCGCCGATGGTGACTACCCGGCGGCCTTCGCCCGCTACGACGAGCGCATGCGCGCCCTCACCAAACTCGCGGACTACAGCAACGCCGGGCGCTTCTTCGCGCCGAAGACCGCGCTCGGCATCAAGTTCCGCAACTGGTTCCTGCACTCGTGGATGTTCGACATGACGGTGAAAATGACCGAGAACGTCAAGACCATCGAACTGCCGGACTACCCGGCGCTGGTCGCGGCGGCCGATGCGAACTGA
- a CDS encoding PPE domain-containing protein, which yields MTAQTDGRVITDPENAQNFSHAEIKQAADQMNPDGLDGAFDAWSAIAAAVTKAGQQFETAIQQAVDQHWEGAAADQAVRGIRDYATRVGELGESLDQQSTPLSAAASAAGRFKVAVPPVVETSSNPRGPELRNTQEEQARDDMSTLYIQPYGSTAPAIPTLPPPVDPISVPSGVGTSPSDTAVGTGPSKSEDSGKATEPGKSEESSKTEDAGKAPDAGQTDETGKSEAVAPQSVSPTQNSSSTTPASSTHSSTTSTVPSTGSPPTSVTTVTPAGITPGTSSRPGTSPSLGGTPGGGGSTPGNGGTTPSPGKSVQGTTPGAATSTQPASGTPSRVGAAGASGYSGMLPPGARARRGADGEHKSATYLRTEEHGEELIGEVDKTVPPVLGAQ from the coding sequence ATGACAGCACAGACGGACGGCCGCGTGATCACCGATCCCGAGAACGCGCAGAACTTTTCACACGCGGAGATCAAACAGGCGGCCGACCAGATGAATCCGGACGGACTGGACGGTGCGTTCGATGCCTGGTCGGCCATCGCGGCGGCGGTGACCAAGGCGGGGCAGCAGTTCGAAACCGCGATTCAGCAGGCGGTGGACCAACATTGGGAAGGCGCCGCGGCGGACCAGGCGGTGCGCGGCATCCGGGATTACGCCACGCGGGTGGGTGAGCTGGGCGAGTCACTGGATCAGCAGTCGACGCCGCTATCGGCGGCCGCGAGTGCCGCGGGGCGGTTCAAGGTGGCGGTGCCGCCGGTGGTGGAGACGTCGAGCAATCCACGCGGGCCGGAGCTGCGGAATACGCAGGAGGAGCAGGCTCGCGATGATATGAGCACGCTGTATATCCAGCCGTATGGGAGTACGGCGCCGGCGATTCCGACGTTGCCGCCGCCGGTCGATCCGATTTCTGTGCCGTCGGGGGTCGGGACTTCGCCGAGCGATACCGCGGTCGGGACCGGGCCGAGTAAGAGCGAGGACTCGGGCAAGGCGACCGAACCGGGTAAGAGCGAAGAGTCGAGTAAGACCGAGGACGCGGGGAAGGCACCGGACGCTGGGCAGACGGACGAGACCGGTAAGAGCGAAGCTGTTGCTCCACAGTCCGTTTCGCCGACGCAGAACAGCTCGTCGACTACACCGGCCTCGTCTACGCACAGCTCGACGACGTCGACCGTTCCCTCGACCGGCTCGCCGCCGACCTCGGTCACCACTGTCACACCGGCTGGGATCACGCCGGGGACATCGAGCCGTCCCGGAACCTCCCCGAGTCTCGGCGGGACGCCTGGTGGTGGCGGGTCGACACCAGGTAATGGAGGGACGACACCCAGCCCTGGGAAGTCGGTGCAGGGCACCACGCCGGGGGCGGCCACTTCGACGCAACCCGCGAGCGGCACACCGAGTCGGGTGGGCGCGGCGGGTGCCTCGGGATACTCCGGGATGCTTCCGCCAGGGGCACGTGCGCGGCGCGGGGCGGACGGCGAGCACAAATCGGCGACCTACCTGCGCACCGAGGAACATGGCGAGGAGCTCATCGGCGAGGTGGACAAGACCGTACCGCCTGTTCTCGGGGCCCAATGA
- a CDS encoding ESX secretion-associated protein EspG, giving the protein MMAQWALSAEQFAAAWFGTGLDRMPFPFRFTSRFPGLHEYHAYQQKFRSELAREDHAPLQRALQVLARPEWRIELFGIDNTRGAVEMRAIACATRSGPGVIALQSAAPDGGKVRLRRVRIDQLATELVRLLPDPPPGIAAEKSYLLDDLNDDRPDPFGNAPSRAIQDRYRRFWRQPCDTSGTATVLVGPRNAEPLRTGKLRWIDTKDGRYCEVPANRALMIRPATTADITRYLDDSIVRAKARIDQ; this is encoded by the coding sequence ATGATGGCGCAGTGGGCCTTGTCCGCCGAGCAATTCGCGGCGGCCTGGTTCGGCACCGGTCTGGACCGCATGCCCTTTCCGTTTCGCTTCACCAGCCGCTTTCCCGGACTCCACGAATACCACGCCTATCAGCAGAAATTCCGCTCCGAACTGGCCCGCGAGGACCATGCGCCGCTGCAGCGTGCCCTACAGGTGCTCGCCCGACCCGAATGGCGCATCGAACTATTCGGCATCGACAACACGCGCGGTGCGGTCGAGATGCGTGCCATCGCCTGCGCCACCCGCAGTGGACCCGGCGTCATCGCGTTGCAATCGGCCGCACCCGACGGCGGCAAAGTGCGCCTGCGCCGCGTCCGCATAGACCAACTCGCCACCGAACTGGTCCGTCTGCTCCCGGACCCGCCGCCGGGCATCGCCGCCGAAAAGAGCTATCTACTCGACGATCTCAACGACGACCGCCCCGACCCCTTCGGCAACGCCCCCTCCCGCGCCATCCAGGACCGCTACCGCCGCTTCTGGCGCCAACCCTGCGATACCAGCGGCACCGCAACCGTCCTGGTCGGCCCCCGCAACGCCGAACCACTGCGCACCGGAAAGCTGCGCTGGATAGACACCAAGGACGGCCGCTACTGCGAGGTCCCCGCCAACCGAGCGCTGATGATCCGCCCCGCCACCACCGCCGATATCACCCGATATCTGGATGACTCCATCGTCCGCGCGAAAGCCCGCATCGACCAGTAG
- the glyA gene encoding serine hydroxymethyltransferase: MTQTTASVNTQSLGELDPEVAAAMAGELARERDTLEMIASENFVPRAVLQAQGSVLTNKYAEGYPGRRYYGGCEHVDVVETLARDRAKELFGAEFANVQPHSGAQANAAVLMALMEPGDKLLGLDLAHGGHLTHGMRLNFSGKLYEVHSYGVSKEDHRIDMDELRETALAARPKVIVAGWSAYPRHQDFAAFREIADEVGAKLWVDMAHFAGLVAAGLHPSPVPYADVVSSTVHKTLGGPRSGLILAKQEFAKKLNSSVFPGQQGGPLMHVIAAKAVAFKIAAGAEFRERQERTLSGAKILAERLGGADVKDKGISVLTGGTDVHLVLVDLRNSELDGQQGEDLLHETGITVNRNAVPFDPRPPMVTSGLRIGTAALATRGFGDAEFTEVADIIATALAGGSDIDALRARVSKLAQDLPLYEGLEDWRLLG, translated from the coding sequence GTGACGCAGACGACCGCCTCTGTCAATACCCAATCCCTCGGTGAGCTCGATCCGGAGGTCGCTGCCGCGATGGCAGGCGAACTCGCCCGCGAACGCGACACCCTCGAGATGATCGCCTCGGAGAACTTCGTGCCGCGCGCGGTGCTGCAGGCTCAGGGCAGCGTGCTCACCAACAAGTACGCCGAGGGCTACCCGGGGCGTCGCTACTACGGTGGCTGCGAGCACGTCGACGTCGTCGAGACCCTCGCCCGTGATCGTGCCAAGGAACTCTTCGGCGCCGAATTCGCCAATGTGCAGCCGCATTCCGGCGCACAGGCCAACGCCGCGGTGCTCATGGCGCTGATGGAGCCGGGCGACAAACTGCTCGGCCTCGACCTCGCGCACGGCGGTCACCTCACCCACGGTATGCGGCTGAACTTCTCCGGCAAGCTCTACGAGGTGCACTCCTACGGGGTCAGCAAGGAAGACCACCGCATCGATATGGACGAGCTGCGCGAGACCGCGCTCGCCGCGCGTCCGAAGGTGATCGTCGCCGGTTGGTCGGCCTACCCGCGGCATCAGGACTTCGCCGCGTTCCGCGAGATCGCCGACGAGGTGGGCGCGAAGCTGTGGGTCGATATGGCGCACTTCGCCGGTCTGGTCGCGGCCGGTCTGCATCCCTCACCGGTGCCCTACGCCGACGTGGTGTCCTCGACCGTGCACAAGACCCTCGGTGGTCCGCGCTCAGGTCTGATCCTGGCCAAGCAGGAGTTCGCGAAGAAGCTCAACAGTTCGGTGTTCCCGGGGCAGCAGGGCGGCCCGCTGATGCATGTGATCGCCGCCAAGGCTGTCGCGTTCAAGATCGCGGCGGGCGCCGAATTCCGCGAGCGGCAGGAGCGCACCCTCTCCGGTGCGAAGATCCTGGCCGAGCGTCTCGGCGGCGCCGACGTCAAGGACAAGGGCATCAGCGTCCTCACCGGCGGCACCGATGTGCACCTGGTGCTGGTCGATCTGCGCAACTCCGAACTCGACGGCCAGCAGGGCGAGGATCTGCTGCACGAGACCGGAATCACAGTGAACCGCAACGCCGTTCCGTTCGACCCGCGTCCGCCGATGGTCACCTCCGGTTTGCGCATCGGCACCGCCGCACTGGCCACCCGTGGCTTCGGCGATGCCGAGTTCACCGAGGTCGCCGACATCATCGCCACCGCCCTGGCCGGCGGCTCCGACATCGACGCGCTGCGTGCCCGGGTCAGCAAGCTTGCCCAAGACCTCCCGCTCTACGAGGGCCTCGAGGACTGGCGTCTGCTCGGCTGA
- a CDS encoding TetR/AcrR family transcriptional regulator has translation MTVGPRDRLIESAIELIREQGVHAAGLAALLERSHASRNSLYQHFPSGKSELVETATTTAGARLAGVIDRITGSGPAEQWIAELVGWWRHALEKTSFTAGCPVVGAALAESEPRVQAAAGAVFTDWTDRLAAALAADGIAPERARSLAGFTISALEGAIVQARAMKSTQPLEDVVANLVPLLRSG, from the coding sequence ATGACCGTGGGTCCGCGCGACCGGCTGATCGAGAGCGCCATCGAGCTGATACGTGAACAGGGTGTGCATGCCGCCGGGCTCGCCGCCCTGCTCGAGCGCAGTCACGCCTCCCGCAATTCGCTCTACCAGCACTTTCCGTCCGGCAAGAGTGAGCTGGTCGAGACCGCGACCACGACGGCGGGCGCACGCCTGGCCGGGGTGATCGACCGGATCACCGGTTCCGGACCGGCCGAGCAGTGGATCGCCGAACTCGTCGGCTGGTGGCGGCACGCGCTGGAAAAGACCTCGTTCACCGCGGGTTGTCCGGTCGTCGGCGCCGCCCTCGCCGAATCCGAACCGCGGGTGCAGGCGGCCGCGGGCGCCGTCTTCACCGACTGGACCGACCGGCTTGCGGCGGCCTTGGCGGCCGACGGGATCGCCCCCGAACGCGCGCGCTCGCTGGCGGGCTTCACGATCAGTGCGCTGGAAGGCGCGATCGTGCAGGCGCGGGCCATGAAATCCACGCAGCCGCTCGAGGATGTGGTGGCGAATCTCGTTCCGCTGCTGCGCTCTGGATAA
- a CDS encoding PaaI family thioesterase has product MSSPTSAEPVDLAQLSGLELLRTAMTTKSRPPFIGDLLGMEVDLLEHGNVVFGLATRPDFANPLGTTHGGICATLLDSVMGCAVHTTLDAGVGYTTLELKINYIRAVPTDGRRLTATGTTIHVGRTTATAEGRVVDDQGRLVAHATTTCVIFR; this is encoded by the coding sequence ATGAGTTCGCCAACCTCGGCCGAGCCGGTCGACCTTGCGCAACTGTCCGGACTCGAACTGCTGCGCACCGCGATGACTACGAAATCGCGCCCGCCGTTCATCGGCGATCTGCTCGGTATGGAGGTCGATCTGCTCGAACACGGCAACGTTGTCTTCGGGCTGGCGACCCGCCCCGATTTCGCCAATCCGCTCGGCACCACGCACGGCGGCATCTGCGCGACGCTGCTCGATTCGGTGATGGGCTGCGCGGTGCACACCACCCTCGACGCCGGTGTCGGCTACACCACGCTGGAACTGAAGATCAACTACATCCGGGCGGTGCCGACCGACGGTCGTCGCCTCACCGCGACCGGCACCACCATCCATGTCGGGCGCACCACCGCCACCGCCGAGGGCCGCGTCGTCGACGACCAGGGACGACTGGTCGCGCACGCCACCACCACCTGCGTCATCTTCCGCTGA